The bacterium genomic sequence GCACGAGATTGGCGAGCAGTCCCGGGTCCGCAATCATGTCGTCATCCGTGAAGTACAACAACTGACCGGATGCGTGCCTGGCCCCTGTATTCCGAGCGAAGTGAGCTCCCGGTCTATCCTCATAGACGTACTTGACCGGTAGCTTGGCCTGCGCCTGACAGACTTGCACGACTTCCTTCGTTCCGTCGGTCGAGCAATTGTCGACAACGATGATCTCCAGTCGGTCGGACGGGTAGTCCTGGTTGAGCAGGCTGTCCAGAGTAGTCTTGAGCGACTGGGCACGATTGTAGGTCGGAATGATGACCGACACTGACTTCGGCTCCCAATGGACGGTGTTCTGCCACAGGGCGCGAACCTCGCCGCTCATTTCCTGTCGACCGTGTCTGCGACTGCAGTCCGTCGGGCCTTCGAGCCAAACAGCGATCGGGTGCGATGTCGGAGCGCCGCCATCAATTCCAGCGGGATTCCCTCAGTGGCCAGATACCCAAGCACGCTGAGCTTACCCGAGAATCCGAAGTGGCGGTCGACCATGACCCCACCGAGCGAGCGAGCGCCTCTGGCAAGCCGACCGGACCGTTCCGCGCCGCCGGAGAAGAGAATGTCGCTGACCATCCGCGCGGCCCTTCTTGAGATGGGACCGTCGGCTCGGCCGAACACCTTGGCCAGCGTCCTTACGTACTCCCACTCAGCGTCCCTTCTGGAAGAAACGGTTTGACGGGCAGTCCAACTCTGAGCGCCGACGCGGTACATGGCCAGTGTCAATGGAACGTAGAAGGCGGGGGCGAGCTTCAATAGCTCAGTCCAGAGCACGTAGTCCTCGACCTGATGGCGTAGGGCAAGTATGAATCCTCCGCACCTCCTTACGAGGTCGGTTCGAGCGAGTATCGTAGAGCAGGGCGGGAAGAAACCGCGACCTGCCACGATATGCCTGTAGGCCCAGACCGGGCGCTCCTCGAACCCTCCGCCAATGACACCTTCGAGGCTCCAGGCACTCCTGGGCTCTGACAATGGCCTGCCTGCCTCGTCGATGCACAGCGCCTGACCGTACACGAATCCAACCTGCGGATACCGCGTGACCACGTCGATCTGGCGCTCCAGCTTGCCCGGCAACCAGACGTCGTCCGCGTCCAGGAATGCGAGGTAGTCACCACTTGCCCGCGCTATTCCGAGGTTACGTGTTGCGCTGACACCGAGATTGGCGTGCCGTTCATGGTGTAGTGCGCAGATTCTCTTGTCCGAGTTCGCCAGTCGCTCAATTGTATTCCAGCTGCTGTCGCTGGAGCCGTCATCGATCAGCAGCAACTCCCAATTCTGGTACGTCTGGTCAACGACACTTCTCACCGCCTGTTCGACGTACATCTCGCAGTTGTAGACCGGACATATGACCGATACGAGAGGCATTAGCGGCACCGCTCATCCCTGGCGAGGCTGTGCCCGCCTCCACCGACGTAGCAGCATCTCCCTGCCCCTGAGCATGCGAGCCCTCAAACCCGGGGCTGGCTGCTGGAGGTCCCGGCCCTTGAACGTCCCCTGCCTGATTCCAAGAGCCTGGTAGTACTTGTGGGGTCTGCCGTAGGACCCCATGTAGTATCCATACACCAAAGCGGCTTCCTTTGGTTTCGGGGCCAGGTCGGAAACAAGCATCTCCGCGAGCTCGGATTGAGACTTCGGGACGTAGTTGCCGCCCAGAGAACGGTAGAATGACATCCCGGCGAGCATCGACGGCTTGCCCCAATACACCGCCTCGATGCCGGCAGTGGAGCCAAAGGAAAGAACCTTGGTGCTGCTGTCCATCAAAGCGTATGTGCTGACCGGAGAATCGGGCTGGATTACCGTCAGGTTATGCTGCGACAACCCGCGTAGTGCCCGGGTGTACGGGTTATCCACGTTGCGAAGATTAGGATGTACCCGGAGATAGAGGTGAACTTCGTTATTGCCAGCAATCCTGGGATCGGCCAGTATGCGCTGAATTGCCTCAAGTTGGTCCGAGTACAGAGGATTTCGCCACTCCTGCCCGGCTGCCTCGAACTCATCCTCCGAGGAACAGAATATCGCCACGTTGCGCTTCGCTCCGTTCCAGCCTTCGGGCAGCAAGCCCGGCTTCTGCTCGCCGACAAACGAAAACCAGGACTGCTCTTCTCCGCGTCTTCGCTGCGAGTAGAAGGCATCGGCAATGCCTGCCTTCTTTTCAATGTCGGGTTCGGCTGCCCACCGGCTGCGGATTAGCGACGTTACATACTCCAGGTCGTGGGGCAGCGCGTTCTCGTAAATCGCGTAGTGCTGTATGTCATGGCCGCGGTCATGGACGAAACACTCGGTCTTGTTCGCCTGGCAGGCCCTCAGGACGGCTCTGGTGTACGCGAATCGTCCATTGAACACGTAGACTCGGTCAGGATGTGCGCGCCTGATGAAGTCTTGCGTGAACGAATACAGGTCGTCGCACGACCTCAGGTACCTCTGGACAAGCTGAGAGTGCTCCCGCATGTCGGGTTTGGGGTCCCGGCAGAAGCTGATGACGGACGAGAGTGCGGCTTCACCCGCGTCAAAACCGTCGACGACATAATGTCGAAGCTCGTCCTTGTCGACGAAACCAGACTGCAGACGGGCTTTCGCCACGCCGGAAGGGGCGGCGATCCTCTCGCGCCGCACGCGCCCCTTCAGCAGCCTCGCGCCGTTGTTCCTCCTCCTGACACAGGCGTCGCAGCGGTCGCGGTCCGGAAGCAGCGGATCCAGGCCCCGGCGGACGTTGTGGGAGACAATCAGATCGCACGTACTCAAGCCCCGGTCGCAGACAACATGGGTGACGTGGTCCCCGGCGTCCAGGTGCTCCTGCATGATATCCAACTCCGTCTCATAGTGCGGAGTCCAGAGCACGTGCGTAGAGAAAACAGCCACTCTCATAGTCTTCGCCGTGCCTCGCAACGCTGGCCTCGCGGCTCAAACGGTGCCTCGCGAGCCGTCATGCGGCGCACGGAGTCAGGTTCCGCGTCCTCCCTCGATGTCATCCCACGACAGCGGCGTGCCGCGCGCGATGTCTCTGGCTGCTCGACGCCCCAGGACTTCGGGCAGATGCCTGGGCGCCAGTCCGTGGCTGGGCCGGATTGAGCGAACGTTCTTCCCGGTGAAGGCCTCGCCGGCTTTCACGTCCTCAACCGCGAACAGCGAACGCCGGAGTACGCGGCTTGCGGCCTCACGCTCTGTCGGTTCGTAGCTGACCACGCCCAGTGCCTTCTCAACAACACGGATGGCGTCGACCATCGTCTTGAACTCCGGCGGTTCCAAGGAGAAAGCGCTGTCCGGCCCGCCATCAGCGCGCGACAGCGTGAAGTGCTTCTCAATGATGCAGGCTCCCAGCGCGACCGCAGCCACCGGGACCGCGATGCCAAGGGTATGGTCGGAAAGCCCCACGGGCACACCGAATGCCTCTGACATATGCGGAATCGTTCGCAGATTCATCTCTTCCGGCGGAGCCGGATACCCGCTGTTGCACTTGAGCAATGCCAGTTCGGCGCATCCAGCCAGCCGGAGCGTCTGGACGGCTTCCTCAATCTCTGCGAGCGTCGCCATACCGGTTGATAGTATAACCGGTTTCCCGGTCGAAGCGACTTTCTCCAGGAGGGCAGTATCCACCAGCTCAAATGAAGCAATCTTGTAGGCGGGCACTCCCATCTTCTCGAGAAAGTCCACCGCGGTATCGTCAAACGGGCTGGAAAAAAGGTCCGGCCCGAGCCCGGCAGCGACCTCCTTGAGTCTGGGTTGCCATTCCCAGGGAGTGTATGCCTCGCCATACAAGTCATACAGATTCCTGCCCTCCCAGGCGGTCCCTTTGATGCGGAAGTACTCGTTGTCGCAGTCGATGGTCAACGTATCAGGCGTGTAGGTCTGGAGTTTGACTGCGTCAGCACCAACCTCCTTTGCGGCCTGGACAATCCGCACTGCCTGCTCAAAGCTCTGGTTGTGGTTGGCCGACATCTCGGCAACGATGTAGGTGGGTTTGCCGCGGCCGACTTCCCGGCGTCCGACGATCACACAAAGTCCTCTCGTCTCGCCATCAGCCGCAGAGCTCGCTGTCCCTTCTGAACGGTGGTGCCTGCTTCAGCGTACCCTGCTTTCTGAAACGCCCGCAGGGAACGCGTGTTCCCGGGTTTGACGTAGGCCTGTATGGACTCCACCCGGCTGTCGGCGAAGCACTGCCGAGAGCCGCGCAATATCAAGGGCGCACCGTAGCCTCGGCCGCGCGCCTCCCTGGCAATGCCAACCGAGACGACCGCCTCGTCGCCTCTTACCGTGAAACGAACCTGGCCGATGGGCTGGTCACCGCTGTTCAACGCGACGTAGAAGAAATCGGTCGGTGAACTCACGTGGTTCCGGAACCACTGCTCATGGGTGTGAAGGGGGATCACCTCCGACGAGAACGACGCAGCACGGGCCTGAGAATCGTTTCTCCACTCCCAGACCAGCCGGCTGTCATCGAGACGCGCGCGACGCAGCGTCAACTCCGCGGCGCGCAAGCCAACGACCACGCGCTCGGCTCCGGCACCATCGACCGTCCGCAATCCAAGCTCTCTCATCGCGCGACGTCGGCCCTCGTCGGCAAGCAGCGCCGAGATATCCGCAGACAGCCGGGAGACCACCGTCTTCCTGGCGACTCCGGCCCGGTCAAGCGCGTCAGCAACCATGGTCTGGTTGTCCGCAAGCACGAGCACGAGGCTGGGCACACCCGCGTGCGCCAGTTCCCAGCAGGTACTGCCGCCGGCCGCGACCGCAGTGTCCGCCCAGGCCATCAACTCGGGCATGTTCAGGGTGTTCCGCACCAGGTGTATCCGGTGGCCGCGTGACTGGAGTCTGGCGCTCCTCACCGCGACCTGCAGGGCCGCTCGGTGAGGATTGCTCGCCCCGAGCACGATGGTCACCTCCAACCCCTCTACGGGAACCCGTTCCAGCGCACGGATAACCTTGAGCGTCACGTTGTCCGGGTCGCTTCCGCCCATCGTCACGAGGACCTTGCGGGCCTCTCGCGGTGTCTCTCGCTCCCGGCCTCGCCGCTTCAGGAACTCGGTCCGCAATAGCACGTACCGCGTACCGAGAAGCAGCCTGGTGTCGCGGTCGCAGTGATAGTGCAGCTTCTCGGCGCCCAGGTTCTGGTTGAGCACGATGTCGGCATGGTACTTCGGCCAGTGCGCCATGTCGTCGATGGCGAGCATCCGCACCCCGGCGGCGCGCGCTGCCTTCTGGTACTCCGGGTCGAAGTGGTAGCCGTCAATCGCGAGCCAGTCCGGCTTGAGTGTCTCGATGAGCCGCAACGTCGTGTGCAGATCCGCCGGATTCGGGTGCGCGTCCTTCAGCGACACAAATCGCGCACCTTCAGTGCGGACGCGCCGACGAAGCGCAGGACTGGGGCAGTGACTGAGAAACGTAGTTCGCATGCCCTGTGCCT encodes the following:
- the pseI gene encoding pseudaminic acid synthase, translating into MIVGRREVGRGKPTYIVAEMSANHNQSFEQAVRIVQAAKEVGADAVKLQTYTPDTLTIDCDNEYFRIKGTAWEGRNLYDLYGEAYTPWEWQPRLKEVAAGLGPDLFSSPFDDTAVDFLEKMGVPAYKIASFELVDTALLEKVASTGKPVILSTGMATLAEIEEAVQTLRLAGCAELALLKCNSGYPAPPEEMNLRTIPHMSEAFGVPVGLSDHTLGIAVPVAAVALGACIIEKHFTLSRADGGPDSAFSLEPPEFKTMVDAIRVVEKALGVVSYEPTEREAASRVLRRSLFAVEDVKAGEAFTGKNVRSIRPSHGLAPRHLPEVLGRRAARDIARGTPLSWDDIEGGRGT
- a CDS encoding glycosyltransferase family 2 protein — encoded protein: MPLVSVICPVYNCEMYVEQAVRSVVDQTYQNWELLLIDDGSSDSSWNTIERLANSDKRICALHHERHANLGVSATRNLGIARASGDYLAFLDADDVWLPGKLERQIDVVTRYPQVGFVYGQALCIDEAGRPLSEPRSAWSLEGVIGGGFEERPVWAYRHIVAGRGFFPPCSTILARTDLVRRCGGFILALRHQVEDYVLWTELLKLAPAFYVPLTLAMYRVGAQSWTARQTVSSRRDAEWEYVRTLAKVFGRADGPISRRAARMVSDILFSGGAERSGRLARGARSLGGVMVDRHFGFSGKLSVLGYLATEGIPLELMAALRHRTRSLFGSKARRTAVADTVDRK
- the pseG gene encoding UDP-2,4-diacetamido-2,4,6-trideoxy-beta-L-altropyranose hydrolase — translated: MTRGRDVQRGERRKTVETLLIRADANTEIGTGHLMRCLALAQAWQAQGMRTTFLSHCPSPALRRRVRTEGARFVSLKDAHPNPADLHTTLRLIETLKPDWLAIDGYHFDPEYQKAARAAGVRMLAIDDMAHWPKYHADIVLNQNLGAEKLHYHCDRDTRLLLGTRYVLLRTEFLKRRGRERETPREARKVLVTMGGSDPDNVTLKVIRALERVPVEGLEVTIVLGASNPHRAALQVAVRSARLQSRGHRIHLVRNTLNMPELMAWADTAVAAGGSTCWELAHAGVPSLVLVLADNQTMVADALDRAGVARKTVVSRLSADISALLADEGRRRAMRELGLRTVDGAGAERVVVGLRAAELTLRRARLDDSRLVWEWRNDSQARAASFSSEVIPLHTHEQWFRNHVSSPTDFFYVALNSGDQPIGQVRFTVRGDEAVVSVGIAREARGRGYGAPLILRGSRQCFADSRVESIQAYVKPGNTRSLRAFQKAGYAEAGTTVQKGQRALRLMARREDFV